One window from the genome of Myxococcales bacterium encodes:
- a CDS encoding DUF393 domain-containing protein — MSTGTFDIEMFYDGACPVCMRETRVLQKRDVHGRIRFTDIAAADFEPAAYGRSIGDFMDRIQGRLPNGEWIEGVEVFRRLYALVGFPRLVWASRLPGISQALGVAYDLFAKNRMRLTGRCAPDAAGVCDVPTK; from the coding sequence ATGAGCACCGGCACCTTCGATATTGAAATGTTTTACGACGGCGCGTGCCCTGTGTGCATGCGCGAAACGCGCGTGCTGCAGAAGCGCGACGTGCACGGCCGTATTCGCTTCACTGACATCGCGGCGGCCGATTTTGAGCCCGCGGCGTACGGGCGATCCATTGGCGATTTTATGGACCGCATCCAGGGTCGCCTCCCCAATGGCGAATGGATCGAGGGCGTCGAGGTATTTCGCCGCTTGTATGCGCTTGTCGGGTTTCCTCGCCTGGTGTGGGCATCGCGCTTGCCTGGGATTTCACAAGCGTTAGGCGTCGCCTACGATCTATTTGCAAAAAACCGGATGCGCCTAACCGGTCGCTGCGCGCCTGATGCGGCTGGCGTCTGCGACGTGCCCACCAAATAA